A window of Pusillimonas sp. T7-7 contains these coding sequences:
- the hisG gene encoding ATP phosphoribosyltransferase translates to MSPASLERPLTLALSKGRIFDETMPLLAAAGIEVAENPETSRKLILPTSSPHLQLIIVRATDVPTYVQYGAADFGIAGKDVLVEHAAEHPGGLYQPIDLNIARCRLCVAAPNGFDYEAAVRQGSRLRIATKYVQAAREHFARKGVYVDIIKLYGSMELAPLVGLADAIVDLVSTGSTLKANNLVAVEDIADISSRLIVNQASLKTRSSALQPLIDAFARASAGG, encoded by the coding sequence ATGAGCCCTGCCAGCCTTGAACGCCCCCTGACCCTTGCCTTGTCAAAAGGGCGGATCTTTGACGAGACCATGCCCTTGCTGGCTGCGGCCGGCATAGAAGTGGCCGAGAATCCCGAAACCTCGCGCAAGCTGATTCTGCCCACCAGTAGCCCCCATCTGCAATTGATCATCGTGCGCGCCACCGACGTGCCCACTTATGTGCAGTATGGCGCCGCCGACTTCGGTATTGCCGGCAAAGACGTGTTGGTGGAACACGCGGCCGAACATCCGGGCGGCCTGTATCAGCCCATAGACCTGAACATTGCACGCTGCCGCCTGTGCGTGGCGGCGCCCAACGGCTTTGATTACGAAGCCGCGGTGCGCCAGGGTTCGCGCCTGCGCATTGCCACCAAATATGTGCAGGCCGCGCGTGAGCACTTTGCCCGCAAAGGCGTGTATGTAGACATCATCAAGCTGTATGGCTCCATGGAACTCGCGCCCCTGGTGGGCTTGGCCGACGCCATTGTCGACCTGGTCTCCACGGGCAGCACGCTCAAGGCCAACAACCTGGTCGCGGTGGAAGATATCGCAGATATTTCATCGCGTCTGATCGTCAACCAGGCTTCTTTGAAAACCCGCTCCAGCGCCCTGCAACCCCTGATCGACGCCTTTGCCCGTGCCTCGGCCGGCGGCTAA
- the murA gene encoding UDP-N-acetylglucosamine 1-carboxyvinyltransferase — MDKLHITGGSRLAGEVTISGAKNAALPILCASLLTADTITLQNVPALNDIGTTLKLLKQLGVQSDHSKDGIVHLDASQVSSLEAPYELVKTMRASILVLGPLLTRFGEARVSLPGGCAIGQRPVDQHIKGLEAMGADIKIEHGFVVAKAKRLKGASIRTDMVTVTGTENLMMAAVLAEGRTTLENAAREPEIVDLAELLNKMGARIQGHGTDRVIIDGVDRLHGASHQVVADRIEAGTFLCAVGATGGDIMLRQAAPHTMGAVISKLEEAGLTIEYGEDWIRGSMNKRPRATGFRTREYPGFPTDMQAQLMALNAIADGTAVIVENIFENRFMHVQELGRMGAQIDIDGHTAVVTGVPQLSGATVMATDLRASASLVIAGLAAFGDTTVERIYHLDRGYERMEEKLRSIGAQIKRLTQEAA, encoded by the coding sequence ATGGATAAACTCCACATTACTGGTGGCTCCCGCCTTGCCGGCGAAGTCACTATTTCCGGCGCCAAGAACGCGGCCCTGCCGATTTTGTGCGCCAGTCTGCTTACCGCCGACACCATCACCTTGCAGAATGTGCCTGCCCTGAACGACATAGGCACCACGCTCAAGCTGCTCAAACAGCTGGGCGTGCAGTCGGACCACAGCAAAGACGGCATCGTGCACCTCGATGCCTCGCAGGTCAGCAGCCTGGAAGCGCCGTACGAGTTGGTCAAGACCATGCGCGCCTCGATTCTGGTTCTGGGCCCCTTGCTGACCCGTTTCGGTGAAGCCCGTGTCAGCTTGCCGGGCGGCTGCGCCATAGGCCAGCGCCCTGTCGATCAGCACATCAAGGGCCTGGAAGCCATGGGCGCCGACATCAAGATCGAACACGGTTTTGTGGTGGCCAAAGCCAAGCGTCTGAAAGGCGCGTCCATACGCACCGATATGGTCACCGTTACCGGCACCGAAAACCTGATGATGGCCGCTGTGCTGGCCGAAGGCCGCACCACGCTTGAAAATGCCGCGCGCGAGCCCGAAATCGTCGACCTGGCCGAGTTGCTGAACAAAATGGGCGCCCGCATTCAGGGCCACGGCACCGATCGCGTCATTATCGACGGCGTCGATCGCCTGCACGGCGCCAGCCACCAAGTGGTGGCCGACCGCATCGAAGCCGGCACTTTTTTATGCGCCGTGGGGGCCACGGGCGGCGACATCATGCTGCGCCAGGCGGCTCCGCACACCATGGGCGCCGTCATCAGCAAGCTGGAAGAAGCGGGCCTGACCATAGAATACGGCGAAGACTGGATACGCGGCTCGATGAACAAACGGCCGCGCGCCACCGGCTTTCGCACCCGTGAATATCCGGGCTTTCCCACCGACATGCAAGCGCAGCTCATGGCGCTTAACGCCATTGCCGACGGCACGGCTGTCATCGTCGAGAACATCTTCGAGAACCGTTTCATGCACGTCCAGGAGCTGGGCCGCATGGGTGCGCAAATCGATATAGACGGGCACACCGCCGTTGTTACCGGCGTGCCGCAGTTGTCGGGCGCCACCGTGATGGCCACCGACCTGCGCGCTTCGGCCAGCCTGGTCATTGCCGGCCTGGCCGCATTCGGCGACACCACCGTCGAACGCATTTACCACCTGGACCGCGGCTATGAGCGCATGGAAGAAAAGCTGCGTTCGATCGGCGCCCAGATCAAACGATTAACCCAGGAAGCCGCATGA
- the hisA gene encoding 1-(5-phosphoribosyl)-5-[(5-phosphoribosylamino)methylideneamino]imidazole-4-carboxamide isomerase yields MLLIPAIDLKDGRCVRLRQGDLDDATIFSEDPSAMATQWLDQGARRLHLVDLNGAVAGKPKNEAAIKSIIKAVADDIPVQIGGGIRDLDTIERYLDAGISYVIIGTAAVKDPGFLRDACSAFPGNIIVGLDARDGKVATDGWSKLTRHDVLDLASKFEDYGCEAIIYTDIGRDGMLSGVNIEATVKLAQHVSIPIIASGGVTDLKDIEALCAVEEEGVEGAILGRSIYEGTLDFAAAQDMADELNPS; encoded by the coding sequence ATGCTACTCATACCCGCCATCGACCTCAAAGACGGGCGCTGCGTACGTCTACGCCAGGGCGACCTGGACGATGCAACGATTTTTTCTGAAGACCCCAGTGCCATGGCCACCCAGTGGCTGGATCAAGGCGCGCGCCGACTGCATCTTGTCGACCTGAACGGAGCCGTGGCCGGCAAGCCCAAGAACGAAGCGGCCATCAAATCCATTATCAAAGCCGTGGCCGACGACATCCCGGTACAGATAGGCGGCGGCATACGCGACCTGGACACCATAGAACGCTATCTTGATGCCGGCATTTCTTATGTGATTATCGGCACTGCGGCCGTGAAAGACCCCGGTTTCTTGCGCGATGCCTGCAGCGCCTTCCCGGGCAATATCATCGTGGGCCTGGATGCCCGCGACGGCAAGGTGGCCACCGACGGCTGGAGCAAGCTCACGCGCCACGATGTCCTTGATCTGGCCAGCAAGTTCGAAGACTACGGCTGCGAAGCCATCATCTATACCGATATCGGTCGCGATGGCATGCTGTCTGGCGTAAATATCGAAGCCACCGTCAAGCTGGCCCAGCACGTAAGCATTCCCATCATCGCCTCGGGCGGCGTCACCGACCTGAAAGACATCGAAGCCCTGTGCGCGGTTGAAGAAGAGGGCGTGGAAGGCGCCATACTTGGCCGCAGCATCTACGAAGGTACGCTGGACTTTGCCGCGGCACAAGATATGGCCGACGAACTGAATCCATCATGA
- the hisD gene encoding histidinol dehydrogenase has protein sequence MSFIKRLSTQSEQFKQTLHTLLAFDASQDESIEQATADILKNVRAHGDQAVLDYTRRFDRVSASSMADLEIPRQDWQAALDALPAEQRSALEAAAERVRRYHEHQRAESWSYTEDDGTVLGQKITPLDRVGLYVPGGKAAYPSSVLMNAIPAKVAGVPEVIMVTPTPDGVHNPIVLAAAALGGVDRVWGIGGAQAVAALAYGTDTIAPVDKIVGPGNAYVAAAKRRVYGTVGIDMIAGPSEILIIADGSTPADWVAMDLFSQAEHDELAQAILLCPSLEYLNEVEAAIERLLPQMPRADIIRSSLGNRGALIHVQSMEEACAIANDIAPEHLEISANDPQQWADLIRHAGAIFLGRYSSESLGDYCAGPNHVLPTSRTARFSSPLGVYDFQKRSSLIQVSQEGAQVLGRVAATLAYGEGLQAHAASAEYRLHTTSTES, from the coding sequence ATGTCTTTCATAAAACGCCTTAGCACCCAGTCCGAGCAGTTCAAGCAAACCTTGCACACGCTGCTGGCTTTCGATGCTTCGCAAGACGAGTCCATTGAGCAGGCTACCGCCGACATCCTGAAAAACGTGCGAGCACATGGCGACCAGGCGGTGCTGGACTACACCCGACGCTTTGACCGCGTATCGGCCTCGTCCATGGCCGACCTCGAAATTCCGCGCCAGGACTGGCAGGCCGCGCTTGACGCCCTGCCCGCCGAGCAGCGCAGCGCGCTCGAAGCGGCGGCCGAACGCGTGCGCCGCTATCACGAACACCAACGTGCCGAAAGCTGGTCTTACACCGAAGACGACGGCACCGTGCTGGGCCAGAAAATCACGCCGCTTGATCGCGTGGGCCTGTATGTGCCTGGCGGCAAGGCGGCCTACCCGTCATCGGTACTCATGAATGCCATACCGGCCAAGGTGGCCGGGGTGCCCGAAGTCATTATGGTGACGCCAACGCCCGACGGCGTGCACAACCCGATTGTGTTGGCGGCGGCCGCCCTGGGCGGAGTGGATCGCGTCTGGGGCATAGGCGGCGCACAAGCCGTGGCCGCCCTGGCCTACGGCACCGATACCATTGCACCGGTCGATAAAATCGTCGGCCCCGGCAATGCCTATGTGGCTGCCGCCAAGCGCCGCGTATACGGCACAGTGGGCATAGACATGATCGCCGGCCCCAGCGAAATATTGATCATTGCCGACGGCAGCACACCGGCCGACTGGGTCGCCATGGACTTGTTCTCGCAGGCCGAGCACGACGAACTGGCCCAGGCCATTTTGCTGTGCCCCAGCCTTGAGTATCTGAACGAGGTCGAAGCCGCCATCGAGCGCCTGCTGCCCCAAATGCCGCGTGCCGACATCATACGCAGCAGCCTGGGCAATCGAGGCGCACTCATCCATGTACAAAGCATGGAAGAAGCCTGTGCCATTGCCAACGACATCGCCCCCGAGCACCTTGAAATCTCGGCAAACGACCCACAACAGTGGGCCGACCTGATCCGCCACGCCGGCGCCATCTTCCTGGGTCGCTACAGCTCGGAATCGTTGGGCGACTACTGCGCCGGCCCCAACCACGTTTTACCCACTTCGCGTACCGCCCGCTTTTCTTCACCGCTGGGCGTGTATGATTTCCAGAAACGCTCCAGTCTGATCCAGGTCTCGCAAGAAGGCGCACAGGTCCTGGGGCGCGTAGCGGCCACACTGGCTTATGGCGAAGGGCTGCAGGCCCACGCCGCCAGTGCCGAATACCGCCTGCACACTACTTCTACTGAATCCTGA
- a CDS encoding BolA family protein, translating to MMPTPEQVRQYIADNLECEKLEVQGDGAHFEALIVSAAFEGKRLIGRHQLVYAALGDRMKAEIHALSMRTLTPAEYKANPNG from the coding sequence ATGATGCCCACTCCTGAACAAGTACGCCAATATATTGCCGACAACCTGGAATGCGAAAAGCTCGAGGTCCAGGGCGACGGCGCACATTTCGAGGCCCTGATCGTCAGCGCGGCCTTTGAAGGCAAGCGGCTTATTGGTCGCCACCAACTGGTGTATGCGGCGCTGGGCGACCGCATGAAGGCCGAAATCCACGCACTGTCGATGCGTACACTGACCCCAGCCGAATACAAGGCCAACCCGAATGGATAA
- the hisH gene encoding imidazole glycerol phosphate synthase subunit HisH, translated as MNTIAIVDYGMGNFHSVARALQAAAPDADIRICNTAQGIDQASRVVFPGQGAMPDCMRTLNTSGLREAVLRAARNKPLLGVCVGEQMLFSTSEEGNVDCLDIFSGKVVRFAGPQFAATPAPANGPELLKVPHMGWSPVEQVQDHALWQGIPDRTHFYFVHSYYAAPCDTALTVGVSHYGMRFTCAVAAANIFAVQFHPEKSADPGLRLYRNFVDWNP; from the coding sequence GTGAATACTATTGCAATTGTTGATTACGGCATGGGTAACTTCCATTCGGTCGCCCGTGCCTTGCAGGCCGCCGCACCCGATGCGGACATAAGAATATGCAATACGGCGCAAGGCATAGACCAGGCCTCGCGCGTGGTGTTTCCCGGCCAGGGCGCCATGCCCGACTGCATGCGCACCCTGAATACCTCGGGACTGCGCGAGGCCGTACTGCGCGCCGCACGCAACAAACCCTTGCTGGGCGTGTGCGTCGGCGAGCAGATGCTGTTCAGCACCAGCGAAGAAGGCAATGTGGATTGCCTGGATATCTTCTCGGGCAAGGTCGTACGTTTTGCCGGGCCGCAGTTTGCCGCTACGCCGGCGCCGGCCAATGGCCCCGAACTGCTGAAAGTGCCGCACATGGGCTGGAGTCCGGTCGAGCAGGTGCAAGACCACGCCTTGTGGCAAGGTATTCCTGATCGTACCCATTTTTATTTCGTGCACAGTTATTACGCCGCACCCTGCGATACAGCCCTGACTGTTGGGGTAAGCCATTACGGCATGCGCTTTACCTGCGCAGTCGCAGCGGCTAACATTTTTGCAGTACAGTTCCATCCCGAGAAAAGCGCGGACCCTGGTTTGCGTCTGTACCGGAATTTTGTTGATTGGAATCCATAA
- a CDS encoding phospholipid-binding protein MlaC, producing MLNLSFIRPGALTTQRLVAAALLAISALVLSAPTLAQSQVDAKAAPNDFVQEVATNALEEVKKNRAVQSGDLNSINQVIDQFVLPYVNFEKTTRLAAGRHWRQATPQQQQDLVQAFKGTLIRTYSGALANVDQQSAIKMLPFRGDASADDVVVRSTLTQSNGPAVGVDYRLEKTPQGWKIYDLNVENIWLIQNYRNQFSQQISQNGIDGLIAALNRSGK from the coding sequence ATGCTGAATTTATCTTTTATTCGACCCGGCGCGCTGACTACGCAACGCTTAGTAGCCGCCGCACTGCTGGCCATCAGCGCACTTGTTCTATCGGCGCCAACCCTGGCCCAGAGCCAGGTCGACGCCAAGGCGGCGCCCAATGATTTCGTTCAGGAAGTCGCCACCAACGCGCTTGAAGAGGTCAAGAAAAACCGGGCGGTACAGTCGGGCGACTTGAACAGCATCAACCAGGTCATAGACCAGTTCGTGCTGCCTTATGTCAATTTTGAAAAAACCACCCGCCTGGCGGCCGGCCGCCACTGGCGCCAGGCCACACCCCAGCAGCAACAGGACCTGGTCCAGGCTTTCAAGGGCACGCTCATACGTACCTACAGCGGCGCCCTGGCCAATGTCGACCAGCAGTCCGCCATCAAGATGCTGCCCTTCCGGGGCGATGCTTCGGCCGACGACGTGGTCGTGCGCTCGACGCTTACGCAAAGCAACGGGCCAGCGGTGGGCGTGGATTATCGCCTGGAAAAAACCCCGCAAGGCTGGAAAATCTACGACTTGAACGTGGAAAACATCTGGCTGATCCAGAACTACCGCAATCAGTTTTCGCAGCAGATTTCCCAGAACGGCATCGACGGGCTGATAGCGGCGCTGAACCGCAGCGGAAAGTAA
- a CDS encoding ABC transporter permease: MSSTPIIKPRDDMGSGFPTLLRKELSRFWKVAFQTIAAPVLTALLYLLIFAHVLEGRVQVYGSVPYTSFLIPGLMMMSMLQNAFANPSSSLIQSRITGNLVFILLPPLSHREIFSAYLLASIARGLAVGACVWLVALFFVRLPVHNILWVLIFAVLSCGIMGTLGMIAGLWSEKFDQLAAFQNFLIMPATFLSGVFYSIHSLPPFWQAVSHWNPVFYTIDGFRYGFFAVSDVSPWHSLAVVAGVFAVLCLFALRLLASGYKLRN, encoded by the coding sequence ATGAGCAGCACACCCATCATCAAGCCCCGCGACGACATGGGCTCGGGCTTTCCCACCCTGCTGCGCAAAGAGCTCTCGCGTTTCTGGAAGGTGGCTTTTCAGACCATTGCCGCGCCCGTCCTGACGGCGCTGCTGTATTTGCTGATTTTCGCGCACGTGCTGGAAGGCCGGGTGCAGGTATATGGCTCGGTGCCGTATACGTCTTTCCTGATTCCCGGCCTGATGATGATGAGCATGCTGCAAAATGCTTTTGCCAATCCGTCGTCCTCGCTGATTCAAAGCCGCATCACCGGAAACCTGGTCTTTATTCTGCTGCCGCCGCTTTCGCACCGCGAAATCTTCAGCGCCTATTTGCTGGCATCGATCGCCCGCGGGCTGGCCGTGGGCGCCTGTGTGTGGCTGGTGGCGCTATTCTTTGTGCGCCTGCCCGTCCACAACATTCTATGGGTGCTGATTTTTGCCGTGCTGTCTTGCGGCATCATGGGCACGCTGGGCATGATCGCAGGGCTGTGGTCCGAAAAATTCGACCAGTTGGCCGCTTTCCAGAATTTCCTGATCATGCCGGCCACTTTTCTGTCGGGCGTGTTTTATTCTATACATAGCCTGCCGCCATTCTGGCAGGCGGTTTCGCACTGGAACCCCGTTTTCTACACCATAGACGGTTTCCGCTACGGTTTCTTCGCCGTATCAGACGTCTCGCCATGGCACAGCCTGGCAGTCGTTGCCGGCGTTTTCGCCGTGCTTTGTCTTTTTGCCCTGCGCCTGCTGGCCAGCGGCTATAAACTTCGGAATTGA
- the hisB gene encoding imidazoleglycerol-phosphate dehydratase HisB produces MRTADITRNTNETRVRVSINLDGSGQQTINTGVPFLDHMLDQIARHGLIDLDIHCDGDTHIDDHHTVEDVGITLGQAFAAAVGNKAGLRRYGHSYVPLDEALSRVVVDFSGRPGLYYHIPFTRSHIGRFDVDLAREFFQGFVNHALVTLHIDNLRGENSHHQCETVFKAFGRALRMAVEHDPRNAGVVPSTKGVL; encoded by the coding sequence ATGCGTACTGCCGACATTACCCGTAACACCAACGAAACGCGTGTGCGCGTTTCCATCAACCTTGATGGCTCCGGCCAGCAAACCATCAATACCGGCGTGCCCTTCCTGGATCACATGCTCGACCAGATTGCACGCCACGGCCTGATCGACCTCGACATCCATTGCGATGGCGACACGCACATCGACGACCACCACACGGTGGAAGACGTGGGCATTACGCTGGGCCAGGCCTTTGCCGCCGCCGTGGGCAACAAGGCCGGCCTGCGCCGCTATGGCCATTCCTATGTGCCGCTGGACGAGGCCTTGTCGCGTGTGGTGGTTGATTTTTCGGGTCGCCCGGGCCTGTACTACCACATTCCCTTTACGCGTTCGCATATAGGCCGCTTCGATGTGGACCTGGCTCGCGAGTTCTTCCAGGGCTTCGTCAATCATGCCCTGGTTACCTTGCACATCGACAATCTGCGTGGCGAAAATTCGCATCATCAGTGCGAAACGGTGTTCAAGGCCTTTGGCCGCGCCCTGCGCATGGCCGTCGAACACGACCCGCGCAATGCCGGCGTGGTTCCGTCCACCAAGGGTGTCCTGTAA
- a CDS encoding ABC transporter ATP-binding protein — MSALVLEHISKVYAPRSRSWKERLTGAPAPSGFQALDDVSFRVEHGEFFGLLGPNGAGKTTLISILAGLAQATAGTARVCGYDVVNDFRQSRRSLGVVPQEIVYDPFFTVRETLRIQSGYFGLRNNDDWIDEILSNLGLADKAQTNMRALSGGMKRRVLVAQALVHRPPVIILDEPTAGVDVDLRRTLWEFIARLNKEGHTILLTTHYLEEAEALCGRIAMVKSGRMIALDTTQALLARVGGTHLEEAFVRIMHQEEEYLGVTA; from the coding sequence ATGTCTGCCCTTGTTCTAGAACATATTTCAAAAGTGTATGCCCCGCGTAGCCGAAGCTGGAAGGAAAGGCTGACGGGCGCGCCCGCGCCGTCGGGCTTCCAGGCTCTGGACGATGTCAGCTTTCGGGTTGAGCACGGCGAGTTTTTTGGTCTGCTGGGCCCCAATGGCGCCGGCAAGACCACACTGATTTCCATATTGGCGGGCCTGGCACAGGCTACGGCCGGCACGGCCCGCGTCTGTGGCTACGATGTGGTGAACGATTTCCGCCAGTCGCGCCGCTCGCTGGGCGTGGTTCCGCAGGAAATCGTCTACGACCCCTTCTTTACGGTACGTGAAACGCTGCGCATACAGTCCGGTTACTTCGGGCTGCGCAACAACGACGACTGGATAGACGAGATTCTTAGCAATCTGGGGCTGGCCGACAAGGCGCAAACCAATATGCGGGCCCTGTCGGGCGGCATGAAACGCCGGGTGCTGGTGGCCCAAGCCCTGGTGCACCGCCCGCCCGTCATCATTCTTGACGAGCCCACCGCCGGGGTCGATGTAGACCTGCGCCGCACCCTGTGGGAGTTCATTGCCCGCCTGAACAAGGAAGGCCACACTATTTTGCTGACTACCCACTATCTTGAAGAGGCCGAGGCGCTGTGCGGGCGCATCGCCATGGTCAAAAGCGGGCGTATGATCGCGCTCGATACCACCCAGGCGTTGCTGGCCCGTGTGGGCGGCACGCATCTTGAAGAAGCGTTCGTACGCATCATGCACCAGGAAGAAGAGTATCTGGGGGTCACGGCATGA